From Triticum urartu cultivar G1812 unplaced genomic scaffold, Tu2.1 TuUngrouped_contig_2856, whole genome shotgun sequence, one genomic window encodes:
- the LOC125527078 gene encoding uncharacterized protein LOC125527078, translating to MAMAALRCAAGRRLAGGGRLLPPALSRPSPAAPGLGRPNLTLTQALSSHGKEEAGREVLEQIQDKKERLYDLILRHGYKRNDGSMCYSNVQLMHHLSAHIKPRPQSIAWRYLRKVHSLYILWMCLSPGVSAYAIWNIYKAGGNNLGAVQQGGQELSNKNCIGQGEDVLVC from the exons ATGGCGATGGCGGCTCTCCGATGCGCCGCCGGAAGGAGGCTCGCCGGTGGCGGCCGCCTTCTACCGCCGGCGCTCAGCCGGCCTAGCCCCGCCGCTCCCGGCTTGGGCCGCCCGAATCTCACGCTCACGCAG GCCTTGTCATCGCACGGGAAAGAAGAAGCCGGGAGGGAGGTCCTGGAGCAGATCCAGGACAAGAAGGAGAGGCTCTACGACCTCATCCTGCGCCACGGCTATAAGCGCAACGACGGCTCCATGTGCTACTCAAACGTTCAGCTCATGCACCATCTCTCGGCGCACATCAAACCTAGGCCCCAAAGCATCGCCTG GCGTTACCTTCGCAAAGTTCATAGCCTCTATATTCTCTGGATGTGCTTAAGCCCTGGCGTAAGCGCCTACGCAATCTGGAACATCTATAAAGCGGGGGGAAACAACTTGGGTGCTGTTCAACAGGGAGGACAAGAATTGAGTAACAAGAATTGCATCGGTCAGGGGGAAGATGTGCTTGTCTGCTGA